From the Cryptomeria japonica chromosome 2, Sugi_1.0, whole genome shotgun sequence genome, one window contains:
- the LOC131030521 gene encoding protein EXORDIUM-like 2: MSGIIYKCLLGFLLIACQLAHESFASIDSSMFNHSSRLSELVPDTPLVLRYHGGPVLTSPESIKVYILWYGKFTPAQKAPLLDFFSSFHYNERSQPCMKKWWAILQGYKDSSNTSIAPNVRLAKQASDVSYSLGKSLKRSSMGSLIRSALVKKQFPINPRGIYMVLTADNVFVENFCMSSCGFHDSMKVSNRRKVVISWVGNSGVQCPGYCAWPFAYPGYGPPIPPLIPPNGDVGIDGMVVVVATILAGTASNPFGDGYHADPAFAPQEAATACSGIFGPGAYTSYPGKLLMDDKSKASYNAYGINGRTFLLPALWSPHTASCKTTLG; the protein is encoded by the coding sequence ATGTCTGGCATAATATATAAATGTCTTCTGGGCTTTCTGCTAATCGCCTGCCAGCTCGCTCACGAGTCATTTGCTAGTATAGATTCATCCATGTTCAACCATAGCAGTAGATTATCTGAATTAGTACCAGATACCCCTCTTGTATTACGTTACCATGGGGGACCCGTTCTCACGAGTCCGGAATCCATCAAAGTCTACATTCTCTGGTACGGTAAATTCACCCCTGCCCAAAAGGCCCCCCTCCTTGATTTCTTCTCCTCTTTCCATTACAACGAGAGAAGCCAGCCTTGTATGAAGAAGTGGTGGGCAATCTTGCAAGGCTACAAGGATTCCTCCAATACAAGTATTGCCCCTAATGTCAGGCTTGCCAAGCAGGCCTCCGATGTGTCCTACTCACTAGGAAAGTCATTGAAAAGGAGTTCAATGGGTTCTCTCATAAGAAGTGCATTGGTAAAGAAACAATTTCCCATTAACCCAAGGGGAATTTATATGGTCTTGACAGCAGATAATGTTTTTGTAGAGAATTTCTGCATGAGTTCTTGTGGGTTCCATGATTCTATGAAGGTGTCTAACAGAAGAAAAGTGGTGATATCCTGGGTGGGCAACTCTGGTGTTCAGTGCCCAGGCTATTGTGCATGGCCATTTGCATATCCTGGATATGGGCCTCCAATTCCACCGCTTATTCCACCCAATGGAGACGTGGGGATTGACGGCATGGTCGTTGTGGTTGCAACAATCTTGGCTGGAACGGCCTCTAATCCCTTCGGTGATGGCTATCATGCAGACCCTGCCTTTGCTCCACAGGAGGCCGCTACTGCCTGTAGTGGAATATTTGGGCCTGGAGCTTATACTTCCTATCCTGGGAAGCTTCTCATGGATGACAAGTCCAAGGCAAGCTACAATGCTTATGGTATCAATGGGAGGACATTCCTTCTGCCTGCTCTCTGGAGTCCACATACTGCATCTTGCAAGACCACTCTTGGATGA